A region of Jonquetella anthropi DSM 22815 DNA encodes the following proteins:
- a CDS encoding FGGY-family carbohydrate kinase: MKTYLAFDAGTMGTKTALYDLSGRLLAESYWENPIAFPRPGWAQLDVMTFLENFRHGAAECLAASGVNGQTVAAVTGSGIICGVVGVDGAFNPVTPFIPYLDNRAAPLAAQMRQTCPPYWQEECGCAQLDEFLPPVVARWLLNSPDGDKIHKIVNNGPFVLSRLAGLSARDAFIDWATLSGWMAGYDVRTRDWSARQLEGLNLPRRYLPQIVEPWKVVGGLCEAEASALGLKPGIPVVAGAGDVMQAILGAGAVSPGDGVDIAGTASIFALSVQEPLGPVSARPGFYYAMGTERDSSFYWTMIRAGGLSLRWFRDQICCKSQDRAFYSRMDDAAAQTPEGSDGVLFYPYIQGAGPDLPGASGVFLGLHGSSGRPLLWRSILEGIAFEYRKVVDFYRSCGLPVLRVVGTEGGSRSDLWSQIKSDMLACPYVRLSRPSGGLMANAALAAFGCGDLSSLRGTLSGWNAPRDAVTPREDVSNLYSRRSAERRKILAHLSHIWAL, from the coding sequence ATGAAGACATACCTCGCCTTCGACGCCGGCACCATGGGCACGAAAACCGCCCTGTACGACCTGTCAGGCCGCCTCTTGGCCGAAAGCTACTGGGAGAACCCAATCGCCTTTCCTCGGCCCGGCTGGGCCCAGCTCGACGTCATGACCTTCCTCGAAAACTTTCGTCACGGCGCGGCCGAATGCCTCGCCGCCTCCGGCGTCAACGGACAAACCGTCGCGGCCGTAACAGGCAGCGGCATCATCTGCGGCGTCGTCGGCGTCGACGGCGCTTTCAACCCGGTCACACCCTTCATTCCTTACTTAGACAACCGAGCCGCGCCCTTGGCGGCCCAAATGCGCCAGACCTGCCCGCCCTACTGGCAGGAAGAGTGCGGCTGCGCCCAGCTCGACGAGTTTCTGCCTCCCGTCGTCGCCCGCTGGCTCTTGAACTCGCCCGACGGCGACAAAATCCACAAAATCGTCAACAACGGCCCGTTCGTCCTGTCCCGTCTCGCCGGCCTCTCGGCCCGCGACGCGTTCATCGACTGGGCCACCCTCTCCGGCTGGATGGCCGGCTACGACGTCAGGACGCGGGACTGGTCGGCCAGACAGCTCGAAGGGCTGAACCTCCCCCGCCGCTACCTGCCCCAAATCGTCGAGCCGTGGAAAGTCGTCGGCGGCCTCTGCGAAGCCGAAGCCAGCGCCCTAGGCCTCAAACCGGGAATACCGGTTGTCGCCGGCGCCGGCGACGTCATGCAGGCCATCCTCGGCGCCGGGGCGGTCTCGCCGGGCGATGGCGTCGACATCGCCGGGACGGCGTCCATCTTCGCCCTCTCGGTCCAAGAACCCCTTGGGCCGGTCAGCGCTCGGCCGGGCTTTTACTACGCCATGGGAACCGAGCGGGACAGCTCGTTCTACTGGACCATGATCCGCGCCGGCGGCCTGTCGCTCCGGTGGTTCCGCGATCAGATCTGCTGCAAGTCCCAGGACCGGGCCTTCTACAGCCGAATGGACGACGCGGCGGCCCAAACGCCCGAAGGAAGCGACGGCGTACTCTTCTACCCGTACATACAGGGCGCCGGTCCCGACCTGCCGGGGGCGAGCGGCGTCTTCCTCGGCCTTCACGGCTCCAGCGGACGCCCCCTGCTCTGGCGGTCAATCCTCGAAGGCATCGCCTTTGAGTACCGGAAAGTCGTCGACTTTTACCGAAGCTGCGGCCTGCCTGTCCTCCGCGTCGTCGGAACCGAAGGCGGCAGCCGAAGCGACCTGTGGAGCCAAATAAAAAGCGACATGCTCGCCTGCCCGTACGTCCGCCTCTCCCGCCCTTCCGGCGGCCTGATGGCCAACGCCGCTCTGGCCGCCTTCGGCTGCGGCGACCTGTCCAGCCTCAGGGGAACGTTATCGGGCTGGAACGCGCCCCGGGACGCCGTCACACCTCGAGAGGACGTCTCGAACCTCTACAGCCGCCGTTCAGCCGAGCGGCGAAAAATACTCGCCCACCTGTCCCACATCTGGGCCCTCTGA
- a CDS encoding nicotinamidase produces the protein MKNAFLFVDIQRDFCPGGALAVADGDSVVPVANRLSALAARHGCPAFFSRDWHPANHVSFAASGGPWPPHCVAQTPGAQFADGLTLPPESRVISKGTSPDRDAYSAFDRTGLAELIRRTGAERLFVCGLATDYCVAATVKDALTEGFAVSVVQDGCRAVNVSPSDGDRALEEMRRAGALLTDSAAVAELLQ, from the coding sequence ATGAAAAACGCCTTCCTATTCGTCGATATCCAGCGGGACTTCTGCCCCGGCGGCGCTCTGGCGGTCGCCGACGGTGACAGCGTCGTCCCGGTCGCCAATCGGCTTTCAGCTCTCGCCGCCCGTCATGGCTGCCCCGCCTTCTTCAGCCGCGACTGGCACCCGGCAAACCACGTCAGCTTTGCCGCCTCAGGCGGGCCGTGGCCGCCCCACTGCGTCGCCCAAACGCCGGGCGCGCAATTCGCCGACGGGCTCACGCTTCCGCCCGAAAGCCGCGTGATCAGCAAAGGCACGTCCCCCGACCGGGACGCCTACTCGGCGTTTGACCGCACTGGCCTCGCCGAACTGATTCGCCGCACCGGCGCGGAAAGGCTCTTCGTCTGCGGGCTGGCAACCGACTACTGCGTCGCCGCCACGGTCAAAGACGCCCTGACGGAAGGGTTCGCCGTCTCGGTCGTTCAGGACGGCTGCCGGGCCGTGAACGTCTCGCCCAGCGACGGCGACCGAGCGCTGGAAGAAATGCGCCGCGCCGGCGCCCTGTTGACCGACTCGGCCGCAGTAGCGGAGCTCCTCCAATGA
- a CDS encoding NAD(P)/FAD-dependent oxidoreductase, protein MNSFDVIVIGGGPAGMMAALRAAQMGASVLLLEKNDELGRKLGLTGRGRCNFAHDEPDAAVLAQGYGKGAAFMEQALREFGLNETVAFFASCGVRAVRERGKRLYPQMGQDSSAVTAALRRELHARRVLVLSSTEVKGLDASGGKIRRVITRQGEIDGRAFVLATGGQSFPATGSTGDGYRWAKRVGCTIEEPRPAICPVKCREKFCAELNGLKLKNVRLTLFLNGEPVDERFGEMDFAPFGVTGATAMDMAARIGELLPQGKLRLRIDLKPALDRDRFIARLDREFPAEGDLPLRFALRKMLPKEIIPVVIRLAGLQEGDPAGSLTPENKAALVDAMKEFSVTPTELAGFRWAIVTRGGVSLDDVNPKTMACTKVPNLFFAGELLDVDGPTGGYNLQACWTTGWLAGQSAAELLGYHRPAPAAQKAESAARQWRGHAVLHPKDKAPTRHFPPRAEGPKKAAGPEGRSARCSSEKPAPQEEKRPKRFDRPRSDDGKNPVRGADGGGRPRKAAGDFAGWKGFRAKDSKKRNEDAGRKS, encoded by the coding sequence ATGAACAGTTTTGACGTGATTGTAATCGGCGGCGGCCCAGCCGGGATGATGGCCGCTCTTCGCGCCGCCCAGATGGGCGCGTCGGTGCTGCTGCTTGAGAAAAACGACGAGCTGGGGCGCAAGCTGGGGTTGACCGGCAGAGGCCGGTGCAACTTCGCTCACGACGAGCCGGACGCGGCCGTCCTCGCTCAGGGGTACGGCAAAGGCGCGGCGTTTATGGAGCAGGCGCTGCGGGAGTTCGGGCTGAACGAGACGGTGGCGTTTTTCGCTTCCTGCGGCGTGAGGGCCGTCCGCGAGCGGGGAAAGCGGCTTTATCCCCAGATGGGGCAGGACTCGAGCGCCGTGACGGCGGCTTTGCGGCGGGAGCTGCACGCCCGCCGGGTGCTGGTGCTGTCGTCCACCGAGGTGAAGGGGCTGGACGCGTCGGGCGGAAAGATTCGACGGGTCATCACTCGACAGGGAGAGATCGACGGCCGGGCGTTCGTCTTGGCGACGGGCGGCCAGTCGTTCCCAGCGACTGGGTCGACCGGCGACGGGTACCGATGGGCCAAGCGGGTGGGCTGTACGATTGAAGAGCCGCGCCCGGCGATATGTCCGGTGAAGTGCCGGGAGAAATTCTGCGCCGAGCTGAACGGGCTGAAGCTGAAGAACGTTCGGCTGACGCTGTTTTTAAACGGCGAGCCGGTGGACGAGCGGTTTGGCGAGATGGACTTCGCCCCGTTCGGCGTGACCGGCGCGACGGCAATGGATATGGCGGCGAGAATTGGTGAGCTGCTGCCGCAGGGAAAACTGCGGCTGCGTATTGACCTGAAACCGGCGCTCGATCGGGATCGGTTTATCGCCCGGCTTGACCGGGAGTTCCCCGCTGAGGGGGATCTGCCGCTGAGGTTTGCCCTGCGGAAGATGCTGCCCAAGGAGATTATCCCGGTGGTGATTCGACTGGCGGGGCTTCAGGAAGGCGATCCGGCCGGGAGCTTGACGCCGGAGAACAAGGCGGCGTTGGTTGACGCGATGAAGGAGTTTTCCGTCACGCCGACCGAGCTGGCCGGGTTCCGCTGGGCGATTGTGACCCGCGGCGGCGTGAGCCTTGACGACGTGAACCCCAAGACGATGGCCTGCACGAAGGTGCCGAACCTGTTTTTTGCCGGCGAGCTGTTGGACGTGGACGGCCCGACCGGCGGGTACAACCTGCAGGCCTGCTGGACAACCGGCTGGCTGGCTGGCCAGTCGGCGGCGGAGCTTTTAGGGTATCACAGGCCGGCTCCGGCGGCTCAGAAGGCCGAGTCGGCCGCGCGGCAGTGGCGGGGACATGCGGTTCTTCACCCAAAGGACAAGGCGCCGACTCGGCACTTTCCCCCCAGAGCCGAGGGGCCGAAAAAAGCCGCTGGGCCTGAGGGCAGAAGCGCCCGATGCTCGTCGGAGAAGCCGGCTCCGCAGGAGGAGAAGCGGCCTAAAAGATTTGACCGGCCTCGGTCCGACGACGGGAAAAATCCGGTTCGGGGCGCTGACGGCGGAGGGCGGCCGCGGAAAGCGGCGGGGGACTTTGCCGGTTGGAAAGGCTTCAGGGCGAAGGATTCTAAAAAACGGAACGAGGACGCGGGGAGGAAGTCATGA